In Tiliqua scincoides isolate rTilSci1 chromosome 1, rTilSci1.hap2, whole genome shotgun sequence, the following are encoded in one genomic region:
- the GGPS1 gene encoding geranylgeranyl pyrophosphate synthase, whose amino-acid sequence MEDVEGSSNKTFMEPCHYLLQLPGKQVRTKLYQAFNHWLNVPEDKLRVIIEITDMLHNASLLIDDIEDNSKLQRGFPVAHSIYGIPSVINCANFVYFLGLEKVLTLDHSEAVGVFTRQLLELHKGQGLDIYWRDTYTCPTEAEYRAMVLQKTGGLFGLAVGLMQLFSSCKKDLKPLLNTLGLFFQIRDDYANLHSKEYSENKSFCEDLTEGKFSFPTIHAIWSRPESTQVQNILRQKTENVDIKKYCVHYLENVGSFEYTQKTLKELEAEAYKQIEALGGNPDLVALVEHLSKMFKDNGN is encoded by the exons ATGGAAGATGTAGAAGGGTCATCTAATAAAACTTTCATGGAGCCATGCCATTATCTACTTCAACTACCAG GTAAGCAAGTCAGAACCAAACTCTATCAAGCTTTTAATCACTGGCTGAACGTTCCTGAAGATAAACTACGC GTTATCATTGAAATAACAGATATGTTGCACAATGCCAGTTTACTTATCGATGACATAGAAGACAATTCAAAGCTCCAACGAGGTTTTCCAGTGGCCCACAGCATCTATGGAATACCATCCGTAATAAACTGTGCAAACTTTGTGTATTTCCTTGGCCTGGAAAAAGTCCTAACACTTGATCATTCCGAAGCTGTAGGAGTGTTCACTCGCCAGTTGCTGGAACTCCATAAGGGCCAAGGTTTGGATATTTATTGGAGGGATACATATACCTGTCCTACAGAAGCAGAGTACAGAGCCATGGTCCTGCAAAAGACAGGTGGCCTTTTTGGATTAGCTGTGGGCCTCATGCAGTTGTTCTCCAGTTGTAAAAAAGATTTAAAACCACTGCTCAACACTCTTGGGCTCTTCTTCCAAATTAGAGACGACTATGCAAACTTGCACTCCAAAGAATACAGCGAGAACAAAAGTTTTTGTGAAGACTTGACTGAAGGGAAGTTCTCCTTCCCAACTATCCATGCCATATGGTCCAGGCCAGAAAGCACACAGGTGCAAAATATTCTGCGACAGAAGACAGAAAACGTGGACATAAAAAAGTATTGTGTGCATTACCTTGAGAATGTAGGTTCCTTTGAATACACTCAGAAAACATTAAAAGAACTGGAGGCTGAAGCGTATAAACAAATTGAAGCACTTGGAGGAAACCCTGATCTTGTAGCATTAGTTGAACATTTGAGCAAAATGTTCAAGGACAATGGAAACTGA